In a single window of the Acidobacteriota bacterium genome:
- a CDS encoding type IV secretory system conjugative DNA transfer family protein, with amino-acid sequence MDRKFDASHGIPRKANEQYLPSYNAFWQWAADLGNGAFSVFLGFIGAAICIYAGGRLNLPGLIILAFWAMALVCIAGGFADAYRQLWDYRMWRMSTAHGSARWAKATDLVRCGLMNKIRGLPIPTNALPIAKAFRGRDVFLPPSQWLRHFVMFGPTGSGKSKTFFVSMIRSILGKSSTLVYDPKGELFAQTAGSAKRIFRLDLNDPTKSDRWNFVPKCRNDPAFACQVAGMMLGIENRRRTNADPFWGDAEQIALTAILLHIAEVYREKAIPAFAADFLLSLGKTVMTISQKRWKARRASTQNRPILRFDRLLSRHADRY; translated from the coding sequence TCGTACAACGCTTTCTGGCAATGGGCCGCCGATCTCGGAAATGGGGCGTTCTCTGTTTTCCTAGGATTCATCGGTGCGGCTATTTGCATCTATGCAGGTGGGCGGCTCAACCTGCCGGGTTTGATCATTCTGGCTTTCTGGGCAATGGCCCTGGTCTGCATAGCAGGCGGATTTGCCGATGCTTATAGGCAGCTTTGGGATTATCGAATGTGGCGTATGAGTACGGCTCACGGCTCGGCTCGATGGGCTAAGGCCACAGATCTTGTCCGCTGCGGCCTCATGAACAAGATCCGAGGGTTGCCTATCCCCACGAATGCCCTCCCGATAGCAAAGGCTTTTCGTGGCCGCGACGTGTTTCTTCCACCGAGCCAATGGCTACGGCATTTTGTAATGTTCGGGCCTACCGGCTCGGGCAAATCGAAAACGTTTTTCGTCTCGATGATCCGCTCTATTCTCGGAAAGTCTTCTACACTCGTTTACGATCCGAAGGGCGAGCTTTTCGCCCAGACCGCAGGCTCCGCCAAAAGGATCTTTCGTCTTGACCTCAACGATCCGACGAAAAGCGACCGCTGGAACTTTGTTCCGAAATGCAGGAACGATCCCGCCTTTGCGTGCCAGGTTGCGGGGATGATGCTCGGGATCGAAAACCGTCGCCGGACGAACGCCGATCCGTTCTGGGGTGATGCCGAACAAATAGCTTTGACCGCCATCCTTCTTCATATTGCCGAGGTGTATAGGGAGAAAGCTATCCCGGCATTTGCGGCGGACTTCCTTCTTTCGCTTGGAAAGACGGTAATGACGATTTCGCAAAAGCGATGGAAAGCTCGCCGAGCCTCTACGCAAAACAGGCCTATCTTGCGTTTCGACAGGCTCCTATCCAGACACGCGGATCGATACTGA